A single region of the Brachypodium distachyon strain Bd21 chromosome 3, Brachypodium_distachyon_v3.0, whole genome shotgun sequence genome encodes:
- the LOC100828111 gene encoding E3 ubiquitin-protein ligase ATL4, translated as MSSVPPPPVPERRVPMVPRLAVDEGGGGGGSGSVAGISPSILIIAIIVVVMLLASISIHYFIRSLCRRHSSGPGSSSSSSAPPLPVVVARAAPAGEQQHGKDSAAAAAAERERLIARLPLFTLASSLLAAALPRSTRDCAVCQSAFGADDELRLLPACRHAFHSRCVDPWLRGANPSCPLCRASIALPHPPLHDLLLRVELGSVSSRRSTSSSSAADAARAYPLPNSTSEYLVQEEVVLKPPPSAAPNPPHPPPPPTARITGEPSQQQQLAPTASLSSSITPTASFRSVGRSSSRWSNRWSSRWSSGRWSSRYDAGSVTAAATAEWWWDMDGGAAPGASSRRREAEDSSAFYGFVRWLTGAY; from the coding sequence ATGTCTTcggttccgccgccgccggtgccggagcgGAGGGTGCCAATGGTGCCGCGGCTGGCGGTCGATgagggaggcgggggcggcgggagcgggagcGTAGCCGGGATATCGCCGAGCATCCTCATCATCGCCATCATCGTGGTGGTGATGCTCCtggcctccatctccatccaCTATTTCATCCGcagcctctgccgccgccactcctcGGGACCCggctcgtcgtcctcctcctccgctccgccGCTTCCGGTCGTGGTGgcccgcgcggcgccggcgggggaaCAGCAGCACGGGAAggactcggcggcggcggcggccgcggagagGGAGCGGCTCATCGCGCGGCTGCCGCTGTTCACGCTGGCGTCGTCGCTGCTCGCTGCGGCGCTGCCCCGGTCGACGAGGGACTGCGCCGTGTGCCAGAGCGCgttcggcgccgacgacgagctGCGGCTCCTGCCGGCCTGCCGCCACGCCTTCCATTCCCGCTGTGTGGACCCGTGGCTCCGCGGGGCGAACCCGTCGTGCCCGCTCTGCCGCGCCTCCATCGCGCTCCCGCACCCGCCGCTCcacgacctcctcctccgcgtcgAGCTCGGCAGCGTCAGCAGCCGCCgctccacctcctcttcctccgccgccgacgccgcccgtGCGTACCCGCTCCCCAACTCCACCTCGGAGTACCTCGTCCAGGAGGAGGTCGTCCTCAAGCCGCCACCCAGCGCCGCCCCCAACCCGCCGCATCCACCCCCGCCCCCCACAGCAAGAATTACCGGCGAGCCGagtcagcagcagcagcttgcaCCAACGGcgtcgttgtcgtcgtcgataACGCCGACCGCGTCGTTCAGGTCGGTGGGGCGGTCGAGCAGCAGGTGGAGCAACCGGTGGAGCAGCCGCTGGAGCAGCGGGCGGTGGAGCAGCCGGTACGACGCCGGGAGCGTgacggcggccgccacggCCGAGTGGTGGTGGGAcatggacggcggcgccgcaccGGGCGCGTCGTCGCGGcggcgagaggccgaggacAGTAGCGCGTTCTACGGCTTCGTCCGGTGGCTCACCGGCGcatactag